GCGTCCCTTCCGCGCTCCCCACCACACTATCTCCCAGGCCGGCCTTGTCGGCGGCGGCCGCCAGCCGCGCCCGGGCGAGATCAGCCTGGCACACCGCGGTGTCCTGTTCCTGGACGAGCTGCCGGAGTTCGGACAGCAGACTCTCGAGGTCCTGAGGCAGCCGCTGGAGGACCACCTGGTCACCATCAGCCGCGCGAACGGCTCGGTCACCTTCCCCGCCAATTTCATGCTGGTGGCGGCGATGAACCCCTGCCGTTGCGGGAACTACGGCGACCCCGTCAAGCAGTGCGTGTGTTCGGAGTCGACGGTCTCGCGATACCAGCGGCGGATTTCGGGGCCGCTGCTCGACCGCATCGACATCTTCGTCGAGGTGCCCAGGATCGACTACGAGAAGCTGTCCTCGCTCGCGCCCGCGGAGCCTTCGGTCGCCGTCCGCGAGCGAGTCGACCGGGCGCGGACGCTGCAGAACCAGCGTTTCGAGGCCGCGGCCACGCAGTGCAACGCGGAAATGACGCCGGCAGAGGTACGCGACTTCTGCCAGACACGCCTCGACGAGGGGGCGCGGTCGCTCCTAAAGCTGGCGACGAGCCAGCTATCGCTTTCCGCGCGCGCCTTTCACCGCATCCTCAAGGTGGCGCGCACGGTCGCGGACCTGGCGGGCGCGGAGACGATCGGCGCGGCTCATCTGGCGGAGGCGGTGCAATACCGGCAACGCACGCGCGCCGTCTGAGGGCAACGGCGCGGTACGCGCACCCCCCGGCCCGGCCAGCGGGCACCATCATGCTGATCGGCACCTGCGCTGGCGACGGACAAGGATAGGATCGGGCCGTGGACGCGTGGCTCCTGTTCGCGATAACTGCAACGGCTGTCGTCGCTGGCGGGACGGTGCTGGCCCGCACGGCCGACATCATAGCGACGGAAACGGGAATTGGCCGCCTCTGGATGGGCTCGGTGCTGGTCGCGGTCACGACTTCGGCGCCGGAGCTGGTGACCGACGTTTCAGCGGTGCGGCAGGGGGCGCTGGACCTGGCGATCGGCGACCTCTTCGGCAGCAGCATGGCGAACATGGCTATCCTGGGCGCGATCGGGCTCGCCTTTCCAACGAAGCGCCTGCTCCAGAGCGTCGCCTTGGAGAACGTGCTCACCGCGACCCTGGCGATCCTGCTCACTGTCCTGGCCGTCCTTTTCCTGACGGCGAAGTCGCAACCGGGCGTGGGCCCGGTCGGGCTCGGCCCGGTCCTCATCGCGGCCGGCTGGCTTGCCGGCGTTGCGGCGCTTCGAGAGGTCCATGGACGCGCCGGAAGCCACGGCGAGCCCTCCGGTGCAGGCACGCTGAGGCGGGCCGTGGCCGGCTTTGCCGCCGCCGCGCTGCTGATCTTCGCCGCGGGACCATTTCTGGCGCGCACGGCCTCGGAGCTGGCTCAGGACACCGGCGTTGGGGAGACCTTCTTCGGGACGTTGGCGCTGGCACTCGTGACCTCCTTACCGGAGCTCGTGGTGAGCGCGACAGCGGTGCGTCTTGGGGCGCTGGACCTGGCGCTCGGTAACCTGTTCGGCAGCAATGCCGAGAACATGGCCATCCTGCTCGTCCTGGAGCTCGCGCACACGGAGGGCAGGATCATGGAGGCCGCGGACCTGTCGGCGGCGACGCCCGCGGTGGTCGCGATCGGGCTCATGACGATAGGCATCGCGGCCATCGTCCTCAAGGCCGAGAGGCGGCGGCTGCCGTTCGACCTTTCGGCCGCTGCTCTGGTAGCCGGCTATCTGATGGGCGCCCTCGCCGTCTACGACGCCTCGGCCTGAGCGGCCTGGAGTGCCGCCGGCTCCGGGCCCGCCTGGGCCGGCGCGGCGAAGCGCAGGTAGAGGAAGCCGGCGAGCCCGGCCGTCAACGATCCCGCCAGGATCGCGACCTTTGCCTCATCGACAAGCTCCGGCTGATCGAACGCCAGGCCGGTGATGAAGAGAGACACTGTAAAGCCAATGCCGCACACCAGGCCGGCGCCTACCATGTGGCGCCAGGTTGTACCCGTGGGCAGTGTGGCGATGCCGAGCCTCACGGCCAGCCACGAGACCAGCACGATGCCGCCCAGCTTCCCGAACACCAATCCGAAGTAGACACCCTGCGCCGTCGCGCTCGACACTGCCGCCTCGATCGAGCCGGGCGACAGCTCGACGCCGGCGTTGGCGAGGGCGAACAGAGGCATCACGCCGTAGCTCACCCACACGTGCAGGGCGTGCTCAAGGCTGTCGAGCGGGGCCTGACTGCCCGTGGTCAGGTCTTCGATCTGCTCCAGCAAGTTCTCCTGGTCGTTCTTCGACCCCGATGCGAGCGCCTCCTGGAAGCGGTCGACGAGCGAGCGCGCGACTTCCGCGAAGGTCGCGGGGTCGTAGAAGGGCCGCGCCGGTGTGAGGAGGCCCAGGACGACTCC
The nucleotide sequence above comes from Dehalococcoidia bacterium. Encoded proteins:
- a CDS encoding ATP-binding protein — encoded protein: RPFRAPHHTISQAGLVGGGRQPRPGEISLAHRGVLFLDELPEFGQQTLEVLRQPLEDHLVTISRANGSVTFPANFMLVAAMNPCRCGNYGDPVKQCVCSESTVSRYQRRISGPLLDRIDIFVEVPRIDYEKLSSLAPAEPSVAVRERVDRARTLQNQRFEAAATQCNAEMTPAEVRDFCQTRLDEGARSLLKLATSQLSLSARAFHRILKVARTVADLAGAETIGAAHLAEAVQYRQRTRAV